Genomic segment of Phycisphaerae bacterium:
GTCAGCCGGTTCACCGCCCAGCAGTTGATCGCCATCGGATTCACGTAGTTCATCAGCAGCGCGTCCGGACACAGCCGCTCCATGTCCCGCGCCACGTCCAACAGCACCGTCGCCGTCCGGATGCCCTTGAATATCCCGCCCGGCCCGAGCGTATCGCCCACGCACTGCGGCACCCCGAACGTCAGCGGCGCCTCGATCTCCGTCTTGCGCGCCGCCAGTCCGTCCGGCTCGAACATCGCCACCACGTAGTCCGCCCCTTCCAGCGCCGCATGCCGGTCCGTCGTCGC
This window contains:
- a CDS encoding alpha-glucosidase/alpha-galactosidase (catalyses the hydrolysis of terminal non-reducing alpha-D-galactose residues in alpha-D-galactosides) yields the protein MGPKIAFIGAGSFIFARTIITDLMCFPELRDVRLSLMDVDRERLAVSENLARQVIAQVKAPATVTATTDRHAALEGADYVVAMFEPDGLAARKTEIEAPLTFGVPQCVGDTLGPGGIFKGIRTATVLLDVARDMERLCPDALLMNYVNPMAINCWAVNRLT